GAGCCACAATTCGGCTACATACTCATACTTGTTCAGAACCGGGTCTGCAATCTTAGTCTTTATGCCTTTCTAGtatccaaaagaaaaaaaaaacttacataaTGAGTACTCATAGAAAGATCATATAGTTAAGTTCATTTAAATAACTGTCAAACCATGCAACTCTATTAAAATGTCCTAAcccatataataaattaatttcacATAGACACACACACAATAGTACTCTCAAATTAAGACAGACACACATTAATGCAAGAACTCAGTATCATTTCCCATGGCCTCCAAGATCTCATAACGAAGACATGGTAAAACATCTATACTGCCTTCTTCCGCCCCAGCAAACACACTAATCTTTCCATTTCTTTTATTCGCACCCCCGCATCGAACTGCCACAGGCTTTCCCCACCCGAAATCATTACCATAAACATCAAACCTCGGAGAACTGTTCGTTGTCAACGAATAACAACTCGTCAAATCACTCCCACCTGTAAACAACTTTGGTTTTCTCAACCAAGAATCAtaactgttttttattttctcatcATCAGAATTTACAGAAATTGTCTTGTTCATCTCTACTGCTACCTTTCCAATCCCACTACCAAGGATTTCTCCTGCTTTCATTGTAAAACCACACACCGCAATTGCGTTTCCGAAATATTCATCTTCAAGCGGAGGAATCATCTTTGCTCTAACTCCAATCAGCAAACCGTAACAAACATCTTCTTGTGGATCAAGTCTTTCGCATCGAACCACGGAACGCAGAACGTGCGATAGTACCGCTTGAAGTGAAGAGATTGTAATATTCTCAGTTTCAGTTTCTGTGTTTGCTTTTGATTTCAGTTCCGCGATTTTCTCCTTCGTGAAATGGAAAACTCTTTCACCTAAGTTGGTTGGTTTGGAGGTTTGGGTGAATTGATCAGTTGTGAAAGGGAAACGTATGGGAAGTTGATGAATATCGTTTGGAAACCAGCGTTGGAGTGAAGGATGTTTGTTTAAGGAAACTCCTCGTGAGATTTGAGACCAAGAGTTTATGAAATGCCAAAAGGATTTTCCGTCTGATGCGAGGTGGTTGAGTGTGAAACCTATGAAGATACCGTCCTGTAACTCGGTTACTTGGACAGCAAGAATTGGGTGGGAAGTGTATTCGTAGTTTTTGACGCCgttgaaagagaaaaaagagTAGACAATGGGAGGTACAATATAGTTTTCTGGTTGAAGGATATCAGAAACAGTTGTGTTTTGTGCTGTGGCGTGGACGAAGAGCGCGCCAACATTGTTGCAGACGATGTAACATGATGACGAGGGGttgttgttttcttcttcttgttggTGTTGAGTGATTACAAGACGACCGGCGAGGggtggaaagaaagaaagagtggtGGAGAGGGTTTGTTTCAAATGATGGATTTGGTTTTTGGATGGATCAATGGTGTGGTGGAAAAGAAGGCCTTTTTGAATGGGTTCAAGTGGGAGGAATTGGAGATCCCATGGTGTTAAATGGATTTTGTGAAAGTCAGTTGAGTTTGTATTAATGTTGTTGTCACTTGGTGCTTGAATTGTACTTGTGGAGATTACTCTCACAGAATCATCCATGGTGTTAACTAATCTATCTTCTGATGAAGCAGTTTGGAGAGAGTTTCTTCGTTGCTAACATATTAGGTAAGTGTGCAAGTGGAGGATAATAGGATATGacacaaattaataaaataaagttgtcttggaATGAAAAAGagtgaggataattgaatttgacactaataaataaagtaaGTAAAGTTGTATTGGAATGAAAAAGGGTGAGGATAAAAGAATATGGcactaataaataaagtaaagttGTCTTGGAATGAAAAAGGGTGAGGGACCGGGAGCCACTATGCTAACAATGTTATGTTAAGGATACTTTTCttgttatgtttttttaataGAAGTTAAATATGGTATTTCTCtctataaatatcttaaatttgacttttagttactataaaaaaaatcatgttttaggctctgtaaaataatttttatatgacGTTTTAGTTATTTTACATGAactaaaactacatgcataaaTAATTTAGTAGGGACGAAAATATGATTTTCTTTTATAAGAACTAAAGTCAAATTTGATAATTGTATGGAGACTAAATACATATTTAACCATTTTATATAATAGAGACTAAtattatttacataaaaatgGTATCTCTTTTTAGATGAGAAAACCAATTGTTTTGGACTGTTCACCAAAAAACAAAGGTCTGACGAGGGAGCAAGCGAGGTATGGAATACAGAGTAGATAAACTCCTTCTCTCTATAAAGTAGCCAATCTTTCACCCGAAAATCATGCTAACTGCACTGATCATTCTATGGTTGTTCTACACGCGTGCAATTATCAACCATTTCTCATATTTAAAGAGGAAAGCACTTCACTTCAAaagttttcaaatcttttctcaTTCAAAAACCTGTATTAAATCTCATAATTACTTGGACATTGTAGTGATAACATTGTAGATCATCCCCCTCTCCACAACATTGGAAGCTCTGAACCACTGCAACAAACTCCGAATTCATTCTTTATGATTAACTCTAGTTCCAAAACGGAACATCAGCGCTGTTTGTGGGAACCGACTTCTGATTCCTATAAATTTCCAATATTAAATTTCTCTTGATTCAATCGAATCTTCTCTGTTATAAATCCACATCTCCCTCGATTGAAGCAAATATCTCAATTTCTTTATCACTTTTATCAGATTTAAACTCTTACCCTTTAAATCTTCCATCAGGTCTATCGACAATGGCAAATTGTAATGCTACTCGCTCTTCCATCTAATGGCTAGCCAGCGTTGTCGTTGAAGTGGCCAAGAATGCTCCACCTCCTCCCCCTAAAGGACGAACAATCAAGTCCTGACAACTTCTCAATTAGTTCCTCTAACTCATGATCCTTTCCAACCTCGGGAACACAAGGGAGTTATTCAACCTCCGTCATTCCTTGAATCTACATCAAAGTTCCACAAAGGTGAATCTTCATTCAGAGCTACACCATTTCCTATAATGCTTGGGAAAGAAACGCTTCATGAATTTCAACTCCCGCAAGCTATCCTTGGCATGCAGGGAGCTAACGACATACAAAACAATGTCTACCACATGGTATAACAGTAGAACTCTTAGGCCATAGTGGAGAGCATGTCAAGCATGTAGAAGATCAGTTGGACTACCATCATGCCAATGAGGCTGTGAACTTCACACTCTTTGCTTTAACCCTAATCAAATAACATGCATGTAGCCTATTATAAATCCCTCCAGGATGGGATTATTGACTCTTGGACCAAAATGTATGAAGCTTTCACTGCCCACTTCACATCTAGGAAGAGACGACTAATTAATATAACCGTTCTTAGCGGAATCACGCAAGGTAAGAAAGAAACCTTACATAGATACATTGATCAATTCACTAAAGTGGTTATGCCGTTGGAGGCTCAGATGGAAGTCTGAAGTGTTGGATCTTTGAAAAGGGCCTGAGACCAGACTCTAATTTCCAAGAGAAGTTAGGGTGCAAAATGGCCCATAACCTGAAGGATTTGCGGAGTAGAGCGCAACCCTACATAAACCACAAAGAAAAATATTGTCGTTTCCACAAGAGTCTCAACCACAACAAAACAATTGCATCTAGCTAATATGATGCAATTGAAAAGATGACTAAGAAGGGGAGGTTGATCGGCTACACCAAGGACGATaatgaaggtgagaaaaatacaGAAGAAGGCGGGTTAAATTGTGTATCTGATAAAATTTTCTTTTCTAGAAACATCAGCTTCTGAATCTTACCAAGTTCAAATTCTAAGCTAAAGTATGCAACAATGAAATAATTTAAAGTTCATAAGTAATAAGTAAATCACACACGTAAATTATACTGGTTCCCCTACAACGAGATTAGTCCAATCTCCTAATTGCATAAGAGCTTTTGACTATAATTAGAACTTGATTACAACTTTCTTAGACACACCATTCCAAGACTTCCTGATCAATCACACCTGAAAGAGACCTCATTGCCTAAACACACCCGTTCaggacttccttgctcaatcaaACTGAAAGAGGCGTCCTTGCCTATACTCATAGCTCaggacttccttgctcaatcTAACTAGAAAGAGACTTCCTTGCCTAAGCTCACAACTTaggacttccttgctcaatcCAACCAGAAAGAGACTTTCTTGCTCAAACACTTAGTTTGAGACTTCCTTGCTCAAACAAATAGTTTGCGACTTttataaattctaaaaaaattattaaggattACAACAAGATGTACTGATATCAATCAGAGGTACAAATAATACGACACAATAAAAGATCTTGTTACTTGAGATTTGTTGGATATACAAGTGTAAGAAACTCTCAAGTCTATGTATAATACAACAACTATATATGAAAGCTCAGAGTGCGAAACAGTTCCTGTTCTATCTTGTTGTATTTATTCTTGTTGTTGCTTCTTTTGAATCTTCACCTCCTTGTATGGAGGGAACAAAAGATACGTTAGAAACTTGCTTGTAAAAGTATCTTTGCTAAAGAAGCAATTTCcaagatagagacgttggagtAGGTACGATAAGGATCTTCATCTTCTGAATAATCTCTTTATCCATTATGTATTTCTTAAGTAAGGCATCCATGGGCATGCCAGAGTAGATTGAAAAAATCGTGTCACACAAGCTTGAGCCTTGCGTTAAAACCTCTAGTTGACTTTCTTCATAATTCTGGCAGTTGACAAGATGAAGCTGCTTTTGCACAAAGTACGGACCAAAAGGCATTGTACTACGTTTCTAGTTTTTTAGAGGCTGAGTCAATATGGTGTTGAGGTTCCATTTGAAATTTAGATTCTGATCTACTAGAATCTGAATTATATACTTCTTCTTTACAAGCCATTTAACTGGGTCAGAACCTAGTGAAATATCAACATAATGATCATGCACACTTTAACAAATGTTAGTATACCCTATTATTCTGTAAGtactttattttcttcaaaatccaAGGAGTATGAACAAATTTTGTTCTAGTAGAAAATAGGGGGCGAGAAGACTCTCCAAAGAGAAAACAACCCCCTAAAGGATTTGTTGAAGCTGTGGATGAGGGAAAATGCAAAGATGTACGCAGCGAGAAACCTATCCTATCATACCCTAAATTTTACCCCTAAGATTCCACCTATCATATAATTT
The Vicia villosa cultivar HV-30 ecotype Madison, WI unplaced genomic scaffold, Vvil1.0 ctg.001531F_1_1, whole genome shotgun sequence DNA segment above includes these coding regions:
- the LOC131635675 gene encoding protein ENHANCED PSEUDOMONAS SUSCEPTIBILITY 1-like, with product MDDSVRVISTSTIQAPSDNNINTNSTDFHKIHLTPWDLQFLPLEPIQKGLLFHHTIDPSKNQIHHLKQTLSTTLSFFPPLAGRLVITQHQQEEENNNPSSSCYIVCNNVGALFVHATAQNTTVSDILQPENYIVPPIVYSFFSFNGVKNYEYTSHPILAVQVTELQDGIFIGFTLNHLASDGKSFWHFINSWSQISRGVSLNKHPSLQRWFPNDIHQLPIRFPFTTDQFTQTSKPTNLGERVFHFTKEKIAELKSKANTETETENITISSLQAVLSHVLRSVVRCERLDPQEDVCYGLLIGVRAKMIPPLEDEYFGNAIAVCGFTMKAGEILGSGIGKVAVEMNKTISVNSDDEKIKNSYDSWLRKPKLFTGGSDLTSCYSLTTNSSPRFDVYGNDFGWGKPVAVRCGGANKRNGKISVFAGAEEGSIDVLPCLRYEILEAMGNDTEFLH